Proteins co-encoded in one Parus major isolate Abel chromosome 17, Parus_major1.1, whole genome shotgun sequence genomic window:
- the SPTAN1 gene encoding spectrin alpha chain, non-erythrocytic 1 isoform X11: MLSSFRKVKVQKMDPSGVKVLETAEDIQERRQQVLDRYHRFKELSSLRRQKLEDSYRFQFFQRDADELEKWIQEKLQIASDENYKDPSNLQGKLQKHQAFEAEVQANSGAIIKLDETGNQMINESHFASETIRTRLQELHRLWELLMEKMREKGVKLLQAQKLVQYLRECEDVLDWINDKEAIVTSEELGQDLEHVEVLQKKFEEFQTDLAAHEERVNEVNQFAGKLIQETHPEEELIKSKQDEVNASWQRLKGLALQRQGKLFGAAEVQRFNRDVDETISWIKEKGQLMASDDFGRDLASVQALLRKHEGLERDLAALEDKVKALCAEADRLQQSHPINASQIQVKREELIANWEQIRTLAAERHARLNDSYRLQRFLADFRDLTSWVTEMKALINADELANDVAGAEALLDRHQEHKGEIDAHEDSFKSADESGQALLSAGHYASDEVKEKLTILSDERSALLELWELRRQQYEQCMDLQLFYRDTEQVDNWMSKQEAFLLNEDLGDSLDSVEALLKKHEDFEKSLSAQEEKITALDEFATKLIQNNHYAMDDVATRRDALLSRRNALHERAMRRRTQLADSFHLQQFFRDSDELKSWVNEKMKTATDEAYKDPSNLQGKVQKHQAFEAELSANQSRIDALEKAGQKLIDVKHYASDEVAARMNEVISLWKKLLEATELKGIKLREANQQQQFNRNVEDIELWLYEVEGHLASDDYGKDLTNVQNLQKKHALLEADVAAHQDRIDGITIQARQFQEAGHFDADNIKKKQEALVARYEALKDPMVARKQKLADSLRLQQLFRDIEDEETWIREKEPIAASTNRGKDLIGVQNLLKKHQALQAEIAGHEPRIKAVTQKGNAMVEEGHFAAEDVKIKLNELNQKWDSLKAKASQRRQDLEDSLQAQQYFADANEAESWMREKEPIVGSTDYGKDEDSAEALLKKHEALMSDLSAYGSSIQALREQAQSCRQQVAPTDDETGKELVLALYDYQEKSPREVTMKKGDILTLLNSTNKDWWKVEVNDRQGFVPAAYVKKLDPAQSASRENLLEEQGSIALRQEQIDNQTLITKEVGSVSLRMKQVEELYHSLLELGEKRKGMLEKSCKKFMLFREANELQQWINEKEAALTSEEVGADLEQVEVLQKKFDDFQKDLKANESRLKDINKVAKDLESEGLMADEVQAVQQQEVYGMPRDETDSKTASPWKSARLMVHTVATFNSIKELNERWRSLQQLAEERSQLLGSAHEVQRFHRDADETKEWIEEKNQALNTDNYGHDLASVQALQRKHEGFERDLAALGDKVNSLGETAQRLIQSHPESAEDLQEKCTELNQAWNSLGKRADQRKEKLGDSHDLQRFLSDFRDLMSWINGIRGLVSSDELAKDVTGAEALLERHQEHRTEIDARAGTFQAFEQFGQQLLAHGHYASPEIKEKLDILDQERTDLEKAWVQRRMMLDQCLELQLFHRDCEQAENWMAAREAFLNTEDKGDSLDSVEALIKKHEDFDKAINVQEEKIAVLQSFADQLIAADHYAKGVIANRRNEVLDRWLRLKAQMIEKRSKLGESQTLQQFSRDVDEIEAWISEKLQTASDESYKDPTNIQSKHQKHQAFEAELHANADRIRGVIDMGNSLIERGACAGSEDAVKARLAALADQWQFLVQKSAEKSQKLKEANKQQNFNTGIKDFDFWLSEVEALLASEDYGKDLASVNNLLKKHQLLEADISAHEDRLKDLNSQADSLMTSSAFDTSQVKDKRETINGRFQRIKGMASARRAKLNESHRLHQFFRDMDDEESWIKEKKLLVSSEDYGRDLTGVQNLRKKHKRLEAELAAHEPAIQGVLDTGKKLSDDNTIGKEEIQQRLAQFVDHWKELKQLASARGQRLEESLEYQQFVANVEEEEAWINEKMTLVASEDYGDTLAAIQGLLKKHEAFETDFTVHKDRVNDVCANGEDLIKKNNHHEANITAKMKGLRGKVSDLEKAAAQRKAKLDENSAFLQFNWKADVVESWIGEKENSLKTDDYGRDLSSVQTLLTKQETFDAGLQAFQQEGIANITALKDQLLAAKHIQSKAIEARHASLMKRWNQLLANSATRKKKLLEAQEHFRKVEDLFLTFAKKASAFNSWFENAEEDLTDPVRCNSLEEIKALREAHDAFRSSLSSAQADFNQLAELDRQIKSFRVASNPYTWFTMEALEETWRNLQKIIKERELELQKEQRRQEENDKLRQEFAQHANAFHQWIQETRTYLLDGSCMVEESGTLESQLEATKRKHQEIRAMRSQLKKIEDLGAAMEEALILDNKYTEHSTVGLAQQWDQLDQLGMRMQHNLEQQIQARNTTGVTEEALKEFSMMFKHFDKDKSGRLNHQEFKSCLRSLGYDLPMVEEGEPDPEFESILDTVDPNRDGHVSLQEYMAFMISRETENVKSSEEIESAFRALSSEGKPYVTKEELYQNLTREQADYCISHMKPYMDGKGRELPSAYDYIEFTRSLFVN; encoded by the exons ATGTTGTCATCGTTTCGTAAAGTCAAAGTCCAG aaaatggACCCAAGTGGTGTAAAAGTGTTGGAGACAGCAGAAGATATCCAAGAGAGGCGTCAGCAAGTTTTGGACCGTTACCACAGGTTCAAGGAACTCTCTTCTCTAAGGCGCCAAAAACTTGAAGATTCCTATCGATTCCAGTTTTTCCAGCGTGATGCAGATGAGCTTGAGAAATGGATCCAAGAGAAACTGCAGATTGCATCTGATGAAAATTACAAAGATCCAAGCAATTTGCAG gGGAAGCTGCAGAAGCACCAAGCCTTTGAAGCTGAGGTGCAGGCCAATTCAGGAGCTATCATTAAACTGGATGAGACTGGAAATCAGATGATTAATGAAAGCCATTTTGCATCTGAAACCATAAGA ACTcgactgcaggagctgcaccGACTATGGGAATTACTGATGGAAAAGATGAGAGAGAAGGGAGTCAAATTATTGCAGGCACAGAAGTTGGTGCAATATTTACGGGAATGTGAAGATGTCTTGGACTGGATCAATGATAAG GAAGCAATAGTGACATCAGAAGAACTTGGACAGGACTTAGAGCATGTTGAAGTTTTGCAAAAGAAGTTTGAAGAGTTCCAGACAGACCTTGCAGCTCATGAGGAAAGAGTAAATGAAGTGAACCAGTTTGCTGGCAAACTTATCCAG GAAACACACCCCGAAGAGGAGCTGATAAAGTCCAAACAAGATGAAGTAAATGCAAGCTGGCAGCGTCTTAAGGGACTTGCCCTTCAGAGGCAAGGAAAACTCTTTGGGGCAGCTGAAGTTCAGCGTTTCAACAG GGATGTGGATGAAACAATCAGCTGGATTAAGGAGAAAGGGCAGTTGATGGCCTCAGATGATTTTGGCAGAGACTTAGCCAGTGTGCAGGCATTACTGCGCAAGCACGAAGGCCTGGAAAGAGacctggcagctctggaagaTAAG GTGAAGGCCCTGTGTGCAGAAGCTGACCGTTTGCAGCAGTCTCACCCAATAAATGCTTCCCAAATTCAAGTGAAACGGGAGGAGCTCATTGCCAACTGGGAACAGATCCGGACGCTGGCGGCAGAGAGGCACGCTCGCCTCAACGACTCCTACAG GCTGCAGCGCTTTCTCGCAGACTTCAGAGACCTCACCAGCTGGGTGACTGAGATGAAGGCTCTCATAAATGCTGATGAACTTGCCAATGATGTGGCTGGGGCAGAAGCCCTTCTAGACAGACATCAGGAACATAAG GGAGAAATTGATGCTCATGAAGACAGCTTCAAATCTGCTGATGAGTCAGGCCAGgctttgctctctgctgggCACTACGCTTCTGATGAAGTTAAAGAAAAG CTGACCATCCTCTCAGATGAAAGGTCTGccttgctggagctgtgggaactCCGCAGACAGCAGTATGAGCAGTGCATGGACCTGCAGCTTTTCTACAGAGACACTGAACAAGTTGACAACTGGATGAGCAAACAAGAA GCATTTCTGCTGAATGAAGACCTTGGTGATTCTCTGGACAGTGTGGAGGCTCTTCTAAAGAAGCATGAAGACTTTGAGAAATCCCTAAGTGCCCAAGAGGAGAAAATCACA GCATTAGATGAGTTTGCTACTAAGTTGATTCAGAATAACCACTATGCCATGGATGATGTTGCTACACGCAGAGATGCT ctgctgagccGCCGAAATGCCCTTCATGAAAGAGCCATGCGCCGCCGCACTCAGCTGGCAGATTCTTTCCATCTGCAGCAGTTTTTCCGGGATTCTGATGAGCTTAAGAGCTGGGttaatgaaaagatgaaaactgcaACTGATGAGGCCTACAAG GATCCCTCCAACTTGCAAGGTAAAGTTCAGAAACACCAGGCTTTTGAAGCTGAACTGTCTGCTAACCAGAGTCGTATTGATGCCCTGGAGAAAGCTGGCCAGAAGCTGATTGATGTCAAGCACTACGCGTCCGATGAGGTGGCAGCTCGCATGAATGAAGTCATCAGCTTGTGGAAGAAACTTCTGGAGGCCACTGAGCTCAAAG GTATAAAACTGCGAGAAGCcaatcagcagcagcagtttaaTCGCAATGTGGAGGACATTGAGCTCTGGCTGTATGAAGTAGAAGGACACTTGGCATCTGATGATTATGGAAAAGATCTTACTAATGTCCAGAATCTTCAGAAGAAGCATGCGCTGCTAGAGGCAGATGTTGCTGCCCATCAG GATCGGATAGATGGCATTACCATCCAGGCACGCCAGTTCCAGGAGGCTGGGCACTTTGATGCTGACAACATCAAGAAGAAACAAGAAGCTTTAGTGGCTCGTTATGAAGCCCTGAAAGACCCCATGGTAGCTCGCAAGCAGAAACTCGCAGATTCTCTTCGCTTGCAGCAGCTTTTCCGTGACATTGAGGATGAAGAGACCTGGATTAGGGAAAAAGAACCTATTGCAGCTTCAACCAACAGAG GCAAGGACTTAATTGGTGTCCAGAACCTGCTAAAGAAGCACCAGGCTTTGCAGGCAGAAATTGCAGGCCATGAGCCTCGCATTAAAGCTGTCACACAGAAGGGAAATGCTATGGTGGAAGAAG GGCACTTTGCAGCTGAGGATGTGAAAATCAAACTGAACGAGCTAAACCAGAAGTGGGACTCTCTGAAAGCCAAAGCATCCCAGCGTCGGCAGGACCTGGAGGATTCCCTGCAGGCTCAGCAGTACTTTGCTGATGCTAATGAGGCTGAATCCTGGATGAGGGAAAAGGAGCCCATTGTAGGCAGTACAGACTATGGGAAAGATGAAGATTCTGCTGAG GCTCTTCTGAAGAAACATGAAGCTTTGATGTCTGATCTCTCCGCTTATGGCAGCAGCATCCAGGCACTGAGGGAACAGGCCCAGTCTTGCAGG caacaAGTTGCTCCCACAGATGATGAAACTGGAAAAGAACTTGTTCTGGCACTCTATGATTACCAGGAGAAGAGTCCTCGGGAGGTGACAATGAAGAAGGGAGACATTCTCACCTTACTCAACAGCACCAACAAG GACTGGTGGAAGGTGGAAGTCAATGACCGTCAGGGCTTTGTACCAGCTGCCTATGTGAAAAAACTGGATCCTGCCCAGTCTGCATCCCGAGAGAAcctcctggaggagcagggcagcatAGCACTGCGACAGGAGCAAATCGACAACCA GACTCTCATTACTAAGGAGGTCGGCAGTGTATCTCTGCGTATGAAACAGGTCGAAGAACT GTATCACTCTCTCCTGGAACTGGGAGAAAAGCGTAAAGGAATGTTGGAAAAAAGCTGCAAGAAGTTCATGCTTTTCCGTGAAGCCAACGAGCTCCAGCAGTGGATCAATGAGAAGGAAGCAGCACTCACCAGTGAGGAAGTGGGTGCTGATCTGGAGCAGGTGGAGgttctgcagaagaaatttgATGATTTTCAGAAG GATCTCAAAGCCAACGAGTCACGCCTGAAGGATATAAACAAGGTTGCCAAGGACTTGGAGTCAGAAGGGCTGATGGCAGATGAAGTACAAGCTGTACAGCAACag GAAGTCTACGGGATGCCCAGG GATGAAACTGATTCTAAGACAGCCTCTCCTTGGAAG TCTGCACGTTTGATGGTACATACTGTGGCAACCTTCAACTCAATCAAG GAGCTGAATGAGCGCTGGAGATcgctgcagcagctggcagaggagaggagccAGTTGTTGGGCAGTGCCCACGAGGTCCAGAGATTCCACAG AGATGCTGATGAAACCAAAGAATGGATAGAGGAGAAAAATCAAGCATTAAATACAGACAACTATGGGCATGACCTGGCCAGTGTTCAGGCTCTGCAACGCAAACATGAAGGCTTTGAGAGAGACTTAGCAGCGCTGGGAGACAAG GTGAATTCTCTTGGTGAAACTGCCCAGCGTCTGATTCAGTCACATCCAGAATCTGCTGAAGATCTCCAAGAAAAATGCACTGAGTTGAATCAGGCTTGGAATAGTCTGGGAAAACGTGCTGACCAGCGCAAAGAGAAGCTTGGAGATTCTCATGACCTGCAGCGTTTCCTCAGTGACTTCAG GGACCTCATGTCTTGGATCAATGGGATCCGGGGCCTGGTCTCCTCAGATGAGCTTGCAAAGGATGTGACTGGAGCTGAAGCTTTATTGGAAAGGCATCAG GAACACCGCACAGAAATAGATGCAAGAGCTGGCACTTTCCAGGCATTTGAACAGTTTGGACAACAACTTCTAGCCCATGGACACTATGCCAGCCCAGAGATCAAGGAGAAACTGGATATTCTGGACCAAGAACGGACAGACCTGGAGAAGGCCTGGGTCCAGCGCAGAATGATGCTGGACCAGTGCCTGGAACTACAG ctgtttcaTCGGGACTGTGAACAAGCTGAAAACTGGATGGCTGCCCGGGAGGCTTTCCTAAATACAGAGGATAAAGGAGACTCCTTAGACAGTGTGGAGGCACTCATCAAGAAACATGAAGATTTTGATAAAGCAATCAATGTCCAG gaagagaaaattgCTGTCCTGCAGTCCTTTGCTGACCAGCTGATTGCTGCAGATCATTATGCCAAGGGAGTCATTGCCAACAGACGCAACGAGGTTCTGGACAG GTGGCTTCGTCTGAAAGCCCAAATGATTGAGAAGAGATCAAAGCTGGGAGAGTCTCAGACCCTCCAGCAGTTCAGTCGTGATGTGGACGAAATAGAAGCCTGGATCAGTGAAAAGCTCCAGACTGCAAGTGATGAGTCCTATAAGGATCCCACAAATATCCAG AGCAAACACCAGAAGCACCAGGCCTTTGAAGCTGAGCTCCACGCCAACGCTGACCGCATCCGCGGTGTCATCGACATGGGCAACTCCCTCATCGAGAGGGGCGCGTGTGCCGGCAGCGAGGACGCCGTCAAG GCACGTCTGGCTGCCCTGGCTGACCAGTGGCAATTCCTGGTACAGAAATCAGCAGAGAAGAGTCAGAAACTGAAAGAAGCTAATAAGCAACAGAATTTCAATACTGGAATCAAGGACTTTGACTTTTGGCTTTCAGAG GTGGAAGCTTTGTTGGCATCTGAGGACTATGGGAAGGACTTGGCATCTGTTAACAACCTCCTGAAAAAACACCAGTTACTGGAAGCTGATATATCTGCTCATGAG GACCGCCTGAAGGACCTGAACAGCCAGGCTGACAGTCTGATGACCAGCAGTGCCTTTGACACGTCCCAAGTGAAGGACAAACGTGAGACCATCAATGGGCGTTTCCAGCGCATCAAGGGCATGGCCAGCGCCCGCCGCGCCAAGCTCAACGAGAGCCACCGCCTGCACCAGTTCTTCCGTGACATGGACGACGAGGAGTCCTGGATCAA GGAGAAAAAACTGTTGGTTAGCTCAGAGGACTATGGCAGAGACCTGACTGGTGTGCAGAATCTGAGGAAGAAACACAAGCGCTTAGAAGCAGAATTAGCTGCCCACGAACCTGCTATCCAG GGTGTTCTGGACACGGGTAAGAAGCTTTCAGATGACAACACAATTGGAAAGGAGGAGATACAGCAGAGACTGGCTCAGTTTGTGGATCACTGGAAGGAGTTAAAACAGTTGGCATCTGCTAG GGGTCAGCGTCTTGAGGAGTCTCTGGAGTATCAGCAGTTTGTAGCAAATGTTGAGGAAGAAGAAGCCTGGATCAATGAGAAAATGACACTGGTAGCCAGTGAGGATTACGGGGACACACTTGCTGCTATCCAG GGCTTGCTGAAGAAGCACGAGGCATTTGAGACTGATTTTACTGTCCACAAGGACAGAGTGAACGATGTCTGTGCTAATGGAGAGGATCTCATTAAAAAG AACAATCACCACGAGGCGAACATCACTGCCAAGATGAAGGGGCTCAGAGGCAAGGTGTCAGAtctggagaaagcagcagctcagaggaaaGCCAAATTGGATGAGAACTCAGCCTTCCTCCAGTTCAACTGGAAAGCAGATGTGGTGGAGTCGTGGATAG gggagaaggaaaacagtctGAAGACAGATGATTATGGACGTGACCTCTCTTCAGTGCAAACTTTGCTCACCAAACAG GAAACGTTTGATGCTGGACTTCAGGCTTTCCAGCAGGAGGGAATTGCAAACATCACTGCTCTGAAAGACCAGCTGCTTGCAGCCAAGCACATCCAGTCCAAGGCCATTGAGGCCCGGCACGCTTCTTTAATGAAACGCTGGAATCAGCTACTGGCTAATTCTGCtaccaggaaaaagaaactctTGGAGGCTCAGGAGCACTTCAGAAAG gTTGAGGATCTGTTCCTGACTTTTGCAAAGAAGGCCTCTGCCTTCAACAGTTGGTTTGAGAATGCTGAAGAGGACCTGACAGATCCTGTGCGCTGCAACTCACTGGAGGAAATCAAAGCCCTGAGAGAAGCTCATGACGCTTTCCGTTCCTCCCTAAGTTCTGCCCAAGCTGATTTCAACCAGCTGGCAGAGCTTGATCGCCAGATCAAGAGCTTCCGTGTGGCCTCCAACCCCTACACTTGGTTCACTATGGAAGCTCTTGAAGAAACCTGGAGGAATCTGCAGAAAATTATCAAG GAACGTGaactggagctgcagaaggaacagcgaaggcaggaagaaaatgacaaaCTGCGTCAGGAATTTGCTCAGCATGCCAATGCCTTCCATCAGTGGATTCAGGAGACCAG GACTTACCTGCTAGATGG